One region of Chanodichthys erythropterus isolate Z2021 chromosome 24, ASM2448905v1, whole genome shotgun sequence genomic DNA includes:
- the LOC137015459 gene encoding troponin I, cardiac muscle-like, translated as MEIADLNHKIFELKGKMKRPALKRVRVSAEAMLGALLGSRHKESIDFKANLKTVKKEEEKKEEVTDWRKNVDAMSGMEGRKKLFAGPTS; from the exons ATGGAG ATAGCAGATTTAAACCACAAAATCTTTGAGCTGAAGGGCAAAATGAAGAGACCTGCCCTGAAGAGAGTGAGGGTGTCTGCTGAAGCCATGCTGGGGGCTCTGCTAGGTTCTAGACACAAGGAATCCATCGACTTTAAAGCTAACCTCAAGACTGTCAAGAAGGAGGAGGAAAAG AAAGAGGAAGTGACTGACTGGCGTAAAAATGTGGATGCCATGTCAGGCATGGAGGGCAGGAAGAAGCTGTTTGCAGGACCAACTtcttaa
- the bpgm gene encoding bisphosphoglycerate mutase, protein MSKYKLFLLRHGEGAWNKENRFCSWVDQKLSENGVVEAQECGRLLKEKGYQFDQVFTSILSRSIQTAWLVLEAMGQEWVPVTKSWRLNERHYGALIGLNRAEMALNHGEEQVKLWRRSYDITPPPIDESHPYYAEIYNDRRYNTCDVPKEELPKTESLKEVLDRLLPYWNDVIVPVIKSGQTVLISAHGNSCRAMLKHLEDISETDIVNVTLPTGVPVLLEMDENLRPVKPRQLLGDQAKIQAAIKKVEDQGKVNAENK, encoded by the exons ATGTCCAAATACAAACTCTTCCTGCTCCGGCATGGGGAGGGGGCCTGGAACAAGGAGAACCGCTTCTGCAGCTGGGTTGACCAGAAACTGAGCGAGAACGGGGTGGTGGAAGCCCAAGAATGCGGCAGGCTGCTGAAAGAGAAGGGGTATCAATTCGACCAGGTTTTTACCTCCATATTGAGCCGTTCCATCCAGACAGCCTGGTTGGTGCTGGAGGCCATGGGACAAGAGTGGGTCCCAGTCACCAAATCATGGAGGTTAAATGAACGGCATTACGGTGCCCTGATTGGCCTCAATCGGGCCGAGATGGCGTTGAACCATGGCGAGGAACAGGTTAAACTGTGGAGGCGAAGCTATGATATCACGCCGCCCCCCATTGATGAGTCACATCCCTATTATGCTGAAATTTACAATGACCGCCGATACAATACGTGTGACGTTCCGAAAGAGGAACTGCCCAAAACAGAAAGTCTGAAGGAAGTGTTGGACAGACTTCTTCCTTACTGGAATGATGTCATTGTACCGGTGATCAAAAGTGGCCAAACGGTCCTCATCTCTGCACATGGCAACAGCTGCAGGGCTATGCTTAAACATTTGGAAG ATATATCGGAAACAGACATTGTCAATGTAACGCTGCCCACGGGAGTTCCAGTCTTACTGGAGATGGATGAAAACCTTCGACCGGTCAAACCTCGTCAGCTCCTGGGCGACCAGGCCAAAATTCAGGCAGCCATCAAAAAGGTGGAGGATCAAGGGAAGGTTAATGCAGAAAATAAATAA
- the LOC137015457 gene encoding troponin I, slow skeletal muscle-like produces MSDAPQSKPKPKITSARRLGLKMRLLSTAMQMLIVEKQDKEKEREQVLSERIPPIKLSGLSVQELQELCKDLHHKIDVIDEERYDVSLKVAKNEKEIKEMNQKIYEMKSKLKRPNLKRVKLSAEQLLSVLLGSKHSQSIDFKANLKTVKKEEEKKEEVTDWRKNVEAMSGMEGRKKLFDAGQ; encoded by the exons ATGTCTGACGC TCCTCAGTCAAAGCCAAAACCCAAGATAACTTCAGCCCGTCGGCTGGGGTTGAAG ATGAGGCTGCTGAGTACAGCAATGCAAATGCTGATAGTAGAGAAGCAGGATAAAGAGAAGGAAAGGGAGCAAGTGCTGAGTGAAAGAATCCCTCCCATCAAACTGTCCGGCCTGTCAGTACAAGAATTACAG GAACTATGCAAGGATTTGCATCACAAGATTGATGTGATTGATGAGGAACGCTATGACGTTAGCCTTAAGgtggccaaaaatgaaaaagag ATAAAGGAAATGAATCAGAAGATCTATGAGATGAAGAGCAAGCTGAAGAGGCCAAACCTGAAGAGAGTGAAACTGTCGGCTGAGCAATTGCTAAGTGTCCTTCTGGGCTCCAAACACTCACAGTCCATTGACTTCAAAGCCAACCTGAAGACAGTGAAGAAAGAGGAGGAGAAG AAAGAAGAGGTGACTGATTGGCGTAAAAATGTGGAGGCCATGTCTGGAATGGAAGGCAGAAAGAAGCTGTTTGATGCTGGACAGTAG